In the genome of Pelobacter seleniigenes DSM 18267, one region contains:
- a CDS encoding response regulator: protein MTENAIRVLIVEDDERISELHQRFVQKLPAFEVIGIANRIADARDMIEILQPDLILLDLFFPEGNGMDLLRQVRAGEQPCDVILITAAREIGSLQEALRGGVFDYIVKPVHLPRFQEAMENFRKYFLQLLSGGTLEQKDVDRLLRAQLPPETVRGDIPKGIDPLTLSKVRKVFEVPGVADLNAEEVGKEVGISRSTARRYLEYLVTEGSLKADLIYGVVGRPERRYLRNG, encoded by the coding sequence ATGACTGAGAACGCGATTCGTGTATTGATTGTCGAGGATGACGAACGGATTTCCGAACTCCATCAGCGCTTTGTTCAGAAACTGCCCGCTTTTGAAGTGATCGGCATCGCCAATCGGATTGCCGATGCCCGGGACATGATTGAAATCCTGCAGCCCGACCTGATCCTGTTGGACCTGTTCTTCCCTGAAGGCAACGGCATGGACCTGTTGCGCCAGGTGCGTGCCGGGGAGCAGCCCTGTGATGTCATCCTGATCACTGCGGCCCGGGAAATCGGTTCCCTGCAAGAAGCTTTGCGCGGCGGGGTGTTTGACTATATTGTCAAACCCGTGCATCTGCCGCGATTTCAGGAGGCAATGGAGAACTTCCGCAAATACTTTCTCCAATTGCTGTCGGGCGGGACCCTGGAACAGAAAGATGTCGACCGCCTGTTACGGGCACAGCTGCCGCCGGAGACGGTGCGCGGCGACATTCCGAAGGGGATTGATCCGTTGACCCTGAGCAAGGTGCGCAAGGTTTTTGAGGTTCCGGGTGTCGCTGATCTGAATGCCGAAGAGGTCGGCAAGGAGGTCGGCATCAGCCGCTCCACCGCCCGCCGTTACCTGGAATACCTGGTCACCGAAGGGTCCCTTAAGGCCGATCTTATTTACGGTGTAGTGGGGCGCCCTGAACGCCGTTATTTGCGCAATGGCTGA
- a CDS encoding ATP-binding protein produces the protein MNSFYLLIDRFLPRRLQVKLSLLVTTLLIVLVSLIGAIFSDFSENLLREQIGQKALEVAHSVALNPLVRYGILARNSAELQHFAETLRQETAAEYIVIGDRNGIRFSHPDPDKIGRHFVGGDLGPALTEGKSYSSAAVGTLGPSLRGIAPVFDGEHKIIGFVAVGYLFSRIDAQIHTKQHQILGYVAIVLAFGIIGATLIAGGLKAAIMGLEIHEIGALFHERNAIIGAIREGIIALDGKGVLTYVNAAAHKYLGEQFKAPMRGKLLAEVCPGSDLVKVLSTGERVLDRELVMAERIMLVNVLPLDYPAAGVVVSFRPKDELDRLARELSHMQEYSELLRAQTHEYSNKMHTIAGLLQLEAYPEALDLVINEASGYQELVRNLAESVPDPVVAGVILGKYNRACELKVELEFDPQNSLADLPAELDRERLVTVIGNLLDNAFEAVREQPGKRLVRLYLTDLGPDLVIEVEDSGPGVDEDLAGSIFDKGVTTKQGRGRGTGLALVKRAVSDLAGQVTFAEGELGGALFTVIIPKQQGVKHD, from the coding sequence ATGAATTCTTTTTATCTGTTAATTGATCGGTTCCTGCCCCGGCGGCTGCAGGTGAAGCTGAGTCTGCTGGTCACCACCTTGCTGATCGTTCTGGTGAGCTTGATCGGGGCAATATTTTCCGATTTTTCCGAAAACCTGCTGCGTGAGCAGATCGGCCAAAAAGCCCTTGAGGTCGCCCACTCCGTGGCTTTGAATCCCTTGGTCCGTTACGGCATCCTGGCGCGAAATTCCGCTGAACTGCAGCATTTCGCCGAAACCCTGCGCCAGGAAACAGCCGCCGAATATATCGTCATCGGCGACCGCAACGGGATCCGTTTTTCCCACCCCGATCCTGATAAAATCGGCAGACACTTTGTCGGTGGCGATCTGGGGCCGGCCCTGACCGAGGGGAAGTCCTACAGTTCGGCCGCGGTCGGCACCCTTGGTCCCTCCCTGCGTGGGATCGCCCCGGTCTTCGACGGGGAGCACAAGATTATCGGTTTTGTCGCGGTCGGCTATCTGTTCAGCCGTATCGATGCCCAGATCCACACCAAGCAGCATCAAATTCTCGGCTATGTGGCGATTGTCCTGGCCTTCGGGATTATCGGCGCAACACTCATCGCTGGCGGGCTCAAGGCCGCTATCATGGGGCTAGAGATCCATGAAATCGGCGCCCTGTTCCATGAACGTAATGCCATTATCGGGGCGATTCGGGAAGGGATCATCGCCCTGGATGGCAAGGGAGTGCTGACCTACGTCAATGCCGCCGCGCACAAGTATCTCGGTGAACAGTTCAAGGCGCCGATGCGCGGCAAGCTGCTCGCCGAGGTCTGCCCCGGCTCCGACCTGGTCAAGGTGCTGAGCACCGGGGAACGGGTGCTCGACCGGGAATTGGTGATGGCCGAGCGGATCATGCTGGTCAATGTCCTGCCCCTGGATTACCCGGCGGCCGGGGTGGTGGTCAGCTTCCGTCCCAAAGACGAATTGGACCGGCTGGCCAGGGAACTCTCCCACATGCAGGAGTATTCTGAACTGCTACGCGCGCAGACCCATGAATATTCCAACAAGATGCACACCATTGCCGGGCTGCTGCAGCTGGAGGCTTATCCGGAAGCCCTTGACCTGGTGATCAACGAAGCGAGCGGTTACCAGGAACTGGTGCGCAATCTGGCCGAGTCAGTGCCGGATCCGGTGGTTGCCGGAGTGATTCTGGGCAAGTACAATCGGGCCTGTGAATTGAAGGTCGAACTCGAATTCGATCCGCAGAATTCCCTGGCCGACCTGCCTGCCGAACTGGATCGGGAACGGCTGGTGACGGTCATCGGCAACCTGCTCGATAATGCCTTTGAAGCCGTGCGGGAGCAGCCTGGCAAGCGGCTGGTGCGGCTGTACCTGACTGATCTGGGACCGGATCTGGTCATCGAGGTTGAAGATTCCGGGCCCGGAGTCGATGAGGACTTGGCCGGGTCCATTTTTGACAAGGGTGTCACCACCAAGCAGGGGCGGGGGCGGGGGACCGGTCTGGCCCTGGTGAAGCGCGCGGTCAGTGACCTGGCCGGGCAGGTGACTTTTGCCGAAGGGGAACTCGGCGGGGCTTTGTTTACGGTCATTATCCCCAAACAACAGGGTGTGAAGCATGACTGA
- a CDS encoding GIY-YIG nuclease family protein has product MLEERLPPVAGSYLLWFFLARRQTIAIGRLGVLEFKRGWYGYCGSAYGPGGLKARLGHHLRVADRPHWHIDYFKVKASLRLIWLEKHAAREHLWSNLLEQLPGFSLPCPGFGASDCACVSHLLYCPARAGLRAAAAELAAVGTLTRLRLP; this is encoded by the coding sequence ATGCTTGAAGAGCGCCTGCCGCCGGTTGCCGGCAGTTATCTGTTGTGGTTCTTTCTCGCCCGGCGCCAGACAATTGCGATAGGGCGGCTCGGCGTCCTCGAGTTTAAACGGGGCTGGTACGGTTACTGTGGGAGTGCCTACGGTCCCGGCGGACTGAAAGCGCGCCTCGGACATCATCTGCGGGTTGCCGACCGGCCGCACTGGCATATCGATTATTTCAAAGTAAAAGCGTCCCTGCGGTTGATCTGGCTGGAGAAACATGCGGCCAGGGAACACCTGTGGAGCAACTTGCTGGAACAGTTGCCCGGTTTTTCACTCCCCTGTCCCGGTTTCGGTGCCAGTGATTGCGCCTGTGTCAGCCATCTGCTCTACTGCCCGGCCCGAGCCGGACTCCGGGCCGCGGCAGCAGAACTCGCTGCCGTTGGCACGTTAACCCGGCTGCGGCTGCCATGA
- a CDS encoding HAD family hydrolase translates to MSDLDIVFDVGKVLIDYDYERLFRLLNQHGAGIENEEDFARRVDLIGYEQGKFSDADFISRLNGLLLRPLPATAVTAAWNDLFTPITPMLDLARELKNRCGVFLLSNTSGLHWQHLRRVYRLDEICHDLFASYQVGLMKPAAEIYRTAETRFGLNPANTLFVDDKEVNVAGALACGWQGFRHETPQQSRQRIEDLLAGHA, encoded by the coding sequence GTGAGCGATCTGGATATTGTTTTCGATGTCGGCAAGGTGTTGATCGATTATGATTATGAGCGGTTGTTCCGGTTGCTGAACCAACACGGCGCTGGAATCGAAAATGAAGAAGATTTTGCCCGGCGGGTCGATCTGATCGGCTATGAGCAGGGCAAATTCAGCGACGCTGATTTTATTTCCCGGCTTAACGGCCTTTTGCTCCGGCCGCTTCCGGCCACAGCAGTGACCGCGGCCTGGAACGATCTGTTTACTCCGATTACCCCGATGCTTGACCTGGCCAGGGAGTTGAAAAACAGGTGCGGGGTATTCCTGCTCTCCAATACCAGTGGCCTGCATTGGCAGCACCTGCGCCGGGTTTACCGGCTCGATGAAATCTGCCACGATCTGTTCGCCTCTTACCAGGTCGGGCTGATGAAGCCGGCGGCCGAAATATACCGCACCGCGGAGACCCGGTTCGGTCTGAACCCGGCCAACACTCTGTTCGTGGACGACAAAGAGGTGAATGTCGCCGGAGCACTGGCCTGTGGCTGGCAGGGCTTTCGCCATGAGACGCCGCAACAATCCCGCCAGCGTATCGAAGATCTGCTTGCCGGACATGCTTGA
- a CDS encoding DUF1015 domain-containing protein: protein MSFADIGLQVPKILLPGKGIDMQSWAVIACDQYTSDRSYWLRLAEQVAERPSTLKLIFPEVYLEDQDAEQRIAAINRTMEQYLADGSLEEQPPGFVLVDRKTAEVPSRKGLIVALDLECYDYRKGADSLIRATEGTILDRLPPRIRVRENAPIELPHIMVLIDDPQRMVIEPLADENLDTLYDFDLLENGGHLRGYRVDQPELIRQVAEALEQLADPAAYREKYATDGEVMLYAMGDGNHSFATAKAIWEKLKEEADDPRQVMDHPARYALVELVNVHDPGLEFEAIHRVLFNVNCVHIKQQMEAFFAARNTPFSFEVCTDLAEAQEIAAENSTLTHSFAVILGGRFGVCTVEKPEFTLAVATLQAFLDHYLDNHPGTRIDYIHGEKSVTDLGNKIGCVGFYLPALAKSDLFKTIVHDGALPRKTFSMGEADEKRFYLECRRIR, encoded by the coding sequence ATGAGTTTTGCTGATATCGGCCTGCAGGTGCCGAAAATCCTGCTGCCCGGCAAGGGGATCGACATGCAGAGCTGGGCGGTGATCGCCTGTGATCAATATACCTCGGACCGGAGCTACTGGCTGCGCCTGGCGGAACAGGTCGCGGAGCGGCCCTCGACCCTCAAGCTGATCTTTCCCGAAGTCTATCTGGAAGATCAGGACGCTGAACAGCGGATTGCCGCAATCAACCGAACCATGGAGCAATACCTGGCCGACGGCAGCCTGGAAGAGCAGCCGCCCGGATTTGTCCTGGTCGATCGCAAAACCGCTGAAGTCCCCTCACGCAAGGGACTGATCGTGGCCCTGGACCTGGAATGCTACGATTATCGCAAAGGTGCCGACAGCCTGATCCGGGCCACGGAAGGCACCATTCTTGACCGTCTGCCGCCGCGGATCCGGGTGCGCGAGAACGCTCCAATCGAGTTGCCGCACATCATGGTCTTGATCGACGATCCGCAGCGCATGGTGATCGAGCCGTTGGCTGACGAGAATCTCGACACCCTTTACGATTTCGATCTGCTGGAGAACGGCGGCCACCTCAGGGGCTACCGGGTGGATCAGCCGGAGTTGATCCGGCAGGTGGCCGAGGCGCTGGAGCAACTGGCCGACCCGGCCGCGTACCGTGAAAAATACGCAACTGATGGCGAGGTCATGCTTTACGCCATGGGCGACGGTAATCATTCCTTCGCCACGGCGAAGGCGATCTGGGAAAAATTGAAAGAAGAAGCCGACGACCCCCGTCAGGTCATGGATCACCCGGCCCGTTACGCCCTGGTGGAACTGGTCAATGTCCATGATCCGGGGCTCGAATTTGAAGCGATCCACCGGGTCCTGTTTAATGTCAACTGTGTTCACATCAAGCAGCAGATGGAGGCGTTTTTCGCGGCCCGCAACACACCGTTCAGCTTCGAAGTGTGCACGGATCTTGCCGAAGCACAAGAGATCGCGGCAGAGAACAGTACTCTCACGCATTCATTTGCGGTGATTCTGGGCGGAAGGTTTGGTGTCTGCACGGTGGAAAAGCCGGAATTCACTCTGGCCGTCGCCACGCTGCAGGCGTTCCTCGACCATTACCTTGATAACCACCCGGGCACGCGTATCGACTATATTCACGGCGAAAAGAGCGTGACCGATCTGGGCAACAAAATCGGTTGTGTCGGCTTCTACCTGCCAGCGCTTGCCAAAAGCGACTTGTTCAAGACCATCGTGCACGATGGAGCTCTGCCGCGGAAAACCTTTTCCATGGGCGAAGCAGATGAAAAGCGTTTTTACCTGGAATGCCGGCGCATCAGATAA